GAAAAAGTGGTAGCCCAGCGGTTCGACTATCCGGAGATGTCCCGGCGCTCGTTGGGTGCGCAGTGGAATCAATTGTCCGACAAGGACAAGCAGGAGTTCGTCGATTTGTTCCGGACGCTCTTGACCAATACGTACGCGGATCGTGTGGAGACCTATTCCGGCGAGGGTGTGCAGTATTTGAACGAGCGGACGGAGAAAGAGTATGCGGAAGTCCGCACCAAGGTGCTCTCCGGGAAAACTGAAATCCCCATGGATTACCGGTTGCTGAACAAGAGCAACGATTGGCATGTGTATGATGTCGTGGTTGATGGCGTCAGTCTGGTGAACAATTACCGCGGACAATTCACAAAGATCCTCCATACCTCCTCGTATCCCGAACTCGTCGATCAACTCCGCAAGAAATCCGACAAGATCAAAGCTCCGTAGGTCCGGTAGGGAGCGAGCGATTCCGGCGAGCGCCATGCAGTGTCACTATTTGTCGTCGATTCGAAGCTGTCTGGCGCTGGCCGGTCTGCTGCTCCTGAGCCTTCCGGCTCCGGCGGGCGCCGACACGCAGATTTTCCCGGTTCCCTCCGTCTCGACCAGCCGGAACGACGGCAACGACGCCGGCTTGATTGCGCCCATCCTGATTGCGGATCCGGACGGAGAACTGAAGTATCTGATGGCGCCCATGCTCATTCAGAACTCAATCGTGGGGACACGCGGGGTCTTTAATCTGTTCAAGTACGATCCGGGTGGGCGACAGATGCGATTCATCGCCTCGTTGACCGAACGAATCGAACGCAAGGTGTTGTTCGATTATGTCGATCCGGCATTCGGCAACGGGCAATATTCACTGAATTTCGGCGGCACCTTTTTTAAGAACGCGACTTCCCGGTTCTTCGGCCTCGGACAGGCGACGACCCAGGCCGCCGAGTCCAACTATACGGCCAGGGAAGCGCGCGCCTACTGGCGCCTCGGTCTCTACGCGAATGAAGTGACGCAGATTTCCGTCGGGCAGCGGGTCCGGCAGGTGCAGCTTCAGCGTGGGGCGATCGATCTGCCCTTTTCGGTCGAGCAATTTCCCACGGTTGACGGTATTCAAGGCGAGTCCATCATCGTGGGCCACCGCGCCTCGTTTTATTACGACACCCGTGACAGTCTGGTGACTCCCACAGACGGCGTGGCCATCACCGCCTATGCCGAACTGAATCAAAATGTGAAAAACGGCGACCACCCGGTCTATTCGCGGTACGAACTCGAAGTCAAAAAATTATTCCCCAGCGAGTCCAAGCGCGCCATCCTGGTGGTTCGCGCCGACCTGCAGGCGACGATCGGATCCCAGGTGCCGTTTTTCGAACAGTCTTCGCTCGGGGGGCAGAACAATCTGCGCGGGTTCGGCTTGGACCGGTACATCGACAAACATCTGATTGCCTTCAGTATCGAAGAGCGAATTCACATCTTGAGGACGAAACTGGCCGGAGTGACTGCGGATTTCGAGGTGGCGCCGTTTCTCGACACGGGGCAGGTCTTCAACTCATTCAAAGACGTCAGCTTTCAAGATTATCGGATGACCCCGGGGTTGGGGTTTCGCGCCATCGTTCGTCCCAATGTCGTCGGCCGGGTCGATTACGGGTACAGTCGCGAGGGCGGAGCGGTCTTCGCAGGGTTAGACTTTCCCTACTAAGTGCCACTGAGTGAACGGCCGGGGTTACTCTTGCGGTACACCATTCATTGCTTCTGTCTCCTTGCACTCCTGAGTGTTCTGCCGCCTGCTGCCGGAGCGGAAGGCTTCGGTCCGTTTCCAGTCAGAAACTTTCAAGCGCTGGATCAACTGGTCCTGGCCATGCCGGGCGAGCGGGCGACGGTGCTTCGCAAGGGCGATTTCGATGTGCGGCTGGAAGCGGCGAATACGGCCAGCATTGCCAGGGACAGTGAGGCGCAAGCCGAGGTGGCGATGAAGTTTGAAACACT
The sequence above is a segment of the Nitrospira sp. genome. Coding sequences within it:
- a CDS encoding ABC transporter substrate-binding protein codes for the protein MQTSRWMMIGVVLALQIVVGGLSSAMAGPATDSIKGTIDEVLRILNDKELKAPARLEDRRQRLEKVVAQRFDYPEMSRRSLGAQWNQLSDKDKQEFVDLFRTLLTNTYADRVETYSGEGVQYLNERTEKEYAEVRTKVLSGKTEIPMDYRLLNKSNDWHVYDVVVDGVSLVNNYRGQFTKILHTSSYPELVDQLRKKSDKIKAP
- a CDS encoding BamA/TamA family outer membrane protein; this encodes MQCHYLSSIRSCLALAGLLLLSLPAPAGADTQIFPVPSVSTSRNDGNDAGLIAPILIADPDGELKYLMAPMLIQNSIVGTRGVFNLFKYDPGGRQMRFIASLTERIERKVLFDYVDPAFGNGQYSLNFGGTFFKNATSRFFGLGQATTQAAESNYTAREARAYWRLGLYANEVTQISVGQRVRQVQLQRGAIDLPFSVEQFPTVDGIQGESIIVGHRASFYYDTRDSLVTPTDGVAITAYAELNQNVKNGDHPVYSRYELEVKKLFPSESKRAILVVRADLQATIGSQVPFFEQSSLGGQNNLRGFGLDRYIDKHLIAFSIEERIHILRTKLAGVTADFEVAPFLDTGQVFNSFKDVSFQDYRMTPGLGFRAIVRPNVVGRVDYGYSREGGAVFAGLDFPY